GGCGCACTCGCGCCGGCCTGGACCCCCGCTTCATCGCGTCCCCCGCTCTGCACCAGGAGCGCCGGCGGCCCGCCCCTCACCGGCCTTGGCCCGACTCAGCGCGCCCGGGTGTAGACCTCCGGGTTCACCACGGATTCGGGGCGCTCCCCCCGCAGGACCGCCGCCACCGCCGCCGCGGCCCGCCGCTTGACCTCGCTCAGGGACCCCAGGGAGTAGAAGGCCGCGTGCG
This Candidatus Methylomirabilis sp. DNA region includes the following protein-coding sequences:
- a CDS encoding NAD(P)-dependent oxidoreductase, which codes for VVEEEALVRALKEGWIAGAGLDVLEREPPAPDTPLLGMENVLLTPHAAFYSLGSLSEVKRRAAAAVAAVLRGERPESVVNPEVYTRAR